GTTTCTCGTCGAATATGCCTTTCATGGTGGCATCGTCCTTTCATATTGACCTGTTCGCTGTCACTTCAGCGATAGTTAACGATATGTCGTTAACTATCGCTGGTCAACAGTTGGATGTGACCAAATCCTGATCCTTCCGCCTCTGGTTCGCCCTTCCCCGTGAGCGTATTCTGTTCCCACTTCCGAGGACGAGGGCTGAAAAATGGTGAAGAGGCGGAAGCGCGGGCGCAGTTTTGGCGCGGCCCTGGGAAGGATCCTGGGGTTCATTGCAGCGAGCGTCATGTGTGGCGTACTGGTGGCCAGCCTCGTGGTCCCGGCGGTGGCAGCAGCGGGGATGGGGGTCAGTTCCTCCATTGGTTTCTTCGAAAGCCTGCCGGCAGAGCTGACGGTGCAGCCGCCGTCGCAGGCCACCAAAGTCCTGAGCTCAGACGGGCAGTCGATTGCAACCTTTTATGCGGAGAACCGTGTGCGGGTGCCGCTGGACCAGATGTCGCCCTTCATCAAGGACGGCATTATCGCCATCGAGGACAGCAGGTTCTACGAGCACGCGGGCGTGGACCCGCAGGGGATACTGCGGGCGGTGGTGTCCAACCTGACCAAAGGCGGCGAGCAGGGCGCATCGACCATCACGCAGCAGTACGTCACCAACGTCCTGAACGAGGCGCAGCTTTCGCAGGACAGGCCGGACGCGGTGGTGCTGAACGGGCAGAAGAACCTGGGCGACAAACTGCGCGAAATGAAGCTGGCCGTCACGTTGGAGAAGAAGTACACCAAGGACCAAATCCTTGAGGGGTACCTCAATATCGTGTTCTTCAGCAGCAACGCGTACGGGATTGAAGCGGCGGCACGCTACTTCTTCAGCACCACCGCGAAGGACCTTACCCTCCCCCAGGCCGCCTTGCTGGCCGGGGTGGTCAACAGCCCCACCCTCTACAACCCGGCCACCAATCCTGATAAGTCGATCGTGCGCAGGAACCAGGTCCTGTCCGAGATGCTGCGCCTGCGCAAGATCACGCAGGCCCGATACGATGCCGCCGTGGCCACCCCGATCCAGCTGAAGATCACGCCGCAGCAGCAGGGGTGCGCCAACGCTGCCATGGCGCCGTACTTCTGCGACTACATCTCCCATTTGATCCTGAACAATCCCGCCTACGGGCCCACCGAGGCTGACCGCGAACGGAGGCTTTACCGCGGCGGCCTCACCATCACCACCACCCTGGACAGCAGGCTCCAGGCAGCCGCCCAGGCCCAGGTGGATGGAACCGCGGGCGCAAATCCGGACCGGTGGGCGGCCTCGCTGCTGACCCTGCAGCCAGGCAGCGGCAAGATCCTGGCCATGGCCCAAAACACGGTCTTCCTCCCGCAACCAGGCAAGTTCGACACCAACCTGAACTTCAACGTGGATGCCAAGGACGCCCAGGGCAACGACCTGAACGGCGCCGGCGGGTTCCAGCCCGGTTCCACCATGAAGCCCTTTACCTTTGCGGAGTGGCTGAACGAGGGAAAGTCGCTCACCGCCGAAGTGGACGCCTCACGCCGTGTCTATCCGCTGGGGTTCCCGTGGAAGGACAGCTGCGGGAAGGTGCTGGGAGCGTACAGCACGGCGCAGGCCAACCCTGCCCTCGGCGCTGCCGATGACCTGCAGAATGCGGAGGACGGCTTCTACCGCCCGATGCCCGTGAATTACGGCCTGTACAACTCGATCAACACGGCCACTTTCGCTTCGGCATCCCAGCTCGACTTTTGCGGCATCCAGAAGATGGTGGACGCCGTAGGGCTGCACAGCGGCTTGGACAGCACCCCGGTCAACATGCATCAGCTGGGCAACCTCCTCGGCGGCACCGGCGTGGCGCCCCTCACCCTGGCAAACGCATTTGCCACCTTCGCCACGGAGGGCCGCTACTGTGCTCCCATCGCCCTGGTTGATGTCACTGATGCCGCCGGGGCAAAACTGCCCGCCCAGGCCCCGGACTGCCACGACGCCGTCAAACCCGACGTGGCCCGAGGCGTCAACTCGGTACTGCAGGACGTGCTGAAGAAGGGTTCCGGCGTCTGGATCAACCCGAAGGTGCAGGACAAAGTTCCTACCGCCGCCAAGACCGGAACCTCGAACAACAACGGGTCCACCTGGGTGGTTGGCTACACCACCGGCCTGGTCACGGCGTCCTTCTTCGGCGATGCCCTGGAAGGCCAAAAGCGGGCAGGGCAGAACGTTACCATCAACGGCACGTTCTACCCCCGCCTTGACGGGTACATGATTGCCGGGCCGCAGTGGGCCAACTACATGCTTAAGGTGGCACCGCTCTACCCCGCGGGTCCGTTCGCGCCGCCTCCCGCTTCGATGATTGGACCCAATCCCAACTACAAGCCGTAGCCCGGGGATGGTCATCAACGCAGCCCGGTAAGGACCGCACCGCTCTGGCACGATGGGAACGTGCGGGCCCTTGAGACTGAGCGGCTCATCCTGCGCCCCTGGGAGCCGGTCAGGCGGTTCTCAACTACGCGTTTGAAAGCGGCCTGCCGGAGGTGGTGGCAGTGACCCACCCGGCCAACGCCGCGTCGCAGCGGGTGTCCAGAAGGATTGGCCTTGCCCACCGGGGCCAGACCGGCAAGTACTACAACGCCTTGTGCGAGCTGTTCGGGAGCGCAATCCCTTCCGCCTAGCCCGTACCCTTCCAGAGGCGTTTCCACCAGGACCGCTCCAGTTCGGGCTCAGCAGGAGCCTCCACCGCGCGCGCGGTCCGGCGGCTGCGCCAGCGCTCCACTTCCTCCTCCACGTCACGGGTCCTGGTGACCACCGGCGGCCCGCCCTGGAGCTGGCGGCGCGCGTCGATCACGCGCCGGTTGAAATCCTGCAGGATCTCCCGGACCTGCTGCTCGGTGTACTGGACGTCCAGCCTGGTGTCGAGTTCGGCGTCCTCAGTTCGGAGCAGGATGGCCGCCGGACCCAGGCCGCTGATGTTCTCCCGCTGGATCAGCCCCTTCACCCACCAGTCGGGATCGTACGATTCGCCCAGGCCGGGGATCGGCTTGCCCGCGTACTTCAGGTTGTCGAACTTCCCTTGCGCCATGGCGTCGCGGACCAGGTACTCGGCACGGGCGGCATCACTGACTTTCCTGCGCTTCTCCCGCTCCTGCGCGTCGAGGGCATCCAGCGCGGCTTCCTCCTCGGCGCTGATGCCGGCGCCACGGTATGACCGGACTTCGGCCGCACGCTCGAGGCGCTTGCGGAAATCCCCTGCCCCGCCGCTCATTGCCGCCACCGCCTTTCCTTGCCTGGCCCCCATCTTCCAGTATTCAGCGGTGGGCTTGTGCGTTCAACGCCCAAGGTGGACGGACGACGGCGGCGCGTCCCGCCGTCGTCCGCCCACGTGGCGCTGTGGCAAAGGGTGGTTGGTGCGCTGTCAGGCGTTGGCGTGCTCGGCGAGGATGCCGTCCATCTGGCCGACCGCTTCCTTGAGGCCTTCCTCCATGCCCATCTGGATCATCTGCTCGAGTTGTTCCTCGGACTCGAAGGTGGACAGCATGGTCATCCGGGTCCGCTCCCCCAGCGGCTCCAGGGTCACCGTGGCGTGGCTGATGCCGAACTCCCCGGTGGGGTTGCCGTCGCTGTCTGCGAACCCGTCGTCGAACTGCAGCTCCCGCGGGGACGCGATGCTGGTGAACTCCCACCAGCCGTGCGCCTTGTCCCCGTCAGGTCCTGTCATGTAGTAGCTGGCCCGGCCGCCCGGAACGAAGTCGTGCTTGTAGAAAGTGGCGGGATAGGTGGGCGGTCCCCACCAGCGCTCCAGCCGGCGCGGGTCTTCGAAGAGCTGCCAGACGCGCTCCACGCCGGCGTCGAACTCGGCGACCAGGGTGAGGCTGAGGGCCTCTGGGTTCTTATCCGTACTGATGACTGTCATGGCAATGCCTTCCTAACCTTCAGCGAGAATGTCGGCCATCCGGGCGGCCCGCTGCCGCCAGATCTGTTCATAGTCGTCGAGCAGCCGCCGGGCGTTTTGCAGTCCTTCGTGGTTGCCCCGCACGATCTGCTCCCTTCCACGCTTTTCCTTGGTGACCAGTGAAGCGCGTTCCAACACCGCCACATGTTTTTGGACGGCGGCGAAACTCATGGCGTACAGGGCGGCCAGGCCGGACACGGAGTACTCGCCCACGGTGACCCGGCGGACGATGTCCCGCCGGGTGGAGTCGGCGAATGCCTGGAAGAGGCGGTCCAGTTCGGTCTCGCGCAGCTTTTCTACAACCATTTGGTTGTACGTTAGTCCCGCAGTGACTGCAGGTCAAGGATTTTTTCCTGTCTCCGGCAGCCCGGCGGCGCCTGCCGGTACCTTAAAGCCCATGAGTATTTTCCTTGCCGGGGCCGGCCCGGATCCGCTGGGTTTTCCGGACGTCTTTGACCGGTTTGCGGAGGACATCCGGCGGCATGCCGCGCCGGGCCGGACTGCCCGGATCGCCGTTGCCGTGCATCATCATGGCGGAAGCCTGCAGGAGCTGGTGGAAATCTGCGCAGGGCCCCTCCGGCCCAGGCTTGACTGTGAGGTGGTGCCGGTGCCGCTGGCAGAAGGCAGGACAGCGGATCCCGCTGATTTCAGCGGTGTGGACGGCGTGGTGGTGGGCGGCGGATTGACGCCGGCGTACTGGAAGGGCCTCCGCCCCGCGGGCACCGCGATTTCCGGGCTGGTTGCCGGCGGCGCCCCCTATCTGGGGTTCTCCGCCGGAGCCATGGTGGCACCAGGCCCCGCGCTGATTGGCGGCTGCCGGATCAACGGGGTGGACGTGTGCGGGGAGGAGTGCTCGGAGGGCCTGGATGCAGTCGACGTCCGGGAGGGCCTGGGGATGGTCCCGTTCGCGGTGGACGTCCACGCCGCCCAGGCCGGGACACTGAGCCGCGCGGTGGGCGCCGTGGCGGCAGGCCTGGTGGAATGGGCGGTTGCCATCGACGAGGGCACGGCAGTGGTGCTGGAATCAGTCGGAGACCGGGACTACAAGGTCATTGGCAGCGGGAACTGCTGGGACATCCGCGGAGCAGCCGGCGAGGCGAGAGTGTCCGTGCGGACCGCCGGTTGACCGGACGGGGACCGCTGGTGGACTGCAGGGAGCCGGGGCGCCGGCCTAGGCGTCGAAGTGGGTCTGGATGCTGCTTCCGGACAGCTGTTCAATCAGTTCCTTGGCCACGTCCCGCAGCTTCCGGTTGCGGTTGCTGGAGACCTTGGTGAGGATCTCCACCGCCTCCTCCTGGGAACACCGGTTCTGCGCCATGATGACGCCGCAGGCCAGGTTGATGGCGGTCCTGCTCTCCAGGGCAGCTTCGAGGTCATCCGCCCGGTTCTGCGCAGTGTGGATGCGGACTGAAAGATGCAAGGTGTTGTGGGCAGCGGCGGCGAAACCCGCCGCCTTGTCGTAAACGTCAGCCGTGAACACGCCCGGCCTGGAGGCGAAGAAGTTCAGGGCAGCACTGGCCTCGCTGCTGATTTCCAGTGGCACACCCAGGCTGCTCTGCACGCCCCGGCGCGCCAGTTCCTGGTTGTATTTTGTCCAGCGGGGGTCCCGTGCGACGTCGTCGATCAACACAGGCGCCATCTCCCGCAACGCACGGATACAGGGACCGTCCCCCAGCGCCTGCTCAATGACGTCAAGTTCCAGCGCCCGGGCACTGCTGCCCGCCGCAGTGGTGGGCCGCCGCCGGAGCTTCAGGGTCACCGCGCACTCAATGTCGTCACCGGCAGCTGCGGATACTGCCGCTGCCGCCATTCCCGAGAGACCCGACAGGAACTCCACGGCATTTTCAGCCCCCACCAGGACCTCTTGGAGGTGTTGGACAGTCACATCGTCGGCAGGATTCAGCATGGGGTTCATCTTACGGTCGCCGGGGACCCGCAGGGCAGCGGAGCGGGCATTTACGGGGGCTTAAGCTGAAGTCTCAGGGATCCGCCTGGACTTACCCGCGGTCCGCTGCTGGACGACGACACCCGGCCCGCAGGCGGCCGGGCCGCGCGAATGCAACCGGCCGCCATACCAGAAACACCTCCAAGGGCGTAGTGTCAAACGTAGGAGATTTCGGGATGGCTATAGGATCCGGAGGTTGAATGCACGGGCCGAACGCGCCAAGAGCGGGCGGCCGCCAGCCAGGAAAAGCAATTCTGGCGCAACTATGGATCGAGGCCCGATGGCCGGGAACAATGCGCTGACCACCGCCGGGCCCATGGGACCGCAAGGATGAACGCCGACTGGACCGGGGACCCCGACCAACTACTGGAAGCCGACGAGCGGCGAAGGGACGTTGCCCGGCGTTTCCGCGAGACGCAGATACCGATGCTGAAACTGTGGACGTACTACTACGGCCTCGGTGGCGACGCTGACGAAATGTCATTCGACGCCTACCTCAACGAAGCGCTCCACCTTCCGGCCTCCCAGGTGGGGTTGATCGCCACGGCCATGAGGGAACTGACCGCGGGTGAGGACCAATGACCGGCAGCGAGGAGCAGCCGTTCCGGGAATCCGAGGGATGGCCGCTGGAGGCAGCAGAGCTGTCGCTGCAGCAACTCGTGCTGGAAAGCCCGGACATCAAGGCCTTCCTCACCGAACTGGCGATGCTTGCCAGTACCCGGTTGTCCGTCCCCGGGAACACGATCCACAGCGGCGTCACGGTGCTGCGGCACAAGCGGCCCCAGGCTGTGGCAGCAAGCGACCCTGCGGCATGGGCCCTTGACGAGCTGCAGAACGGATTCGGCCATGGCCCGTGCCTTACCGCGCTCCGGCAGGGATCCACCCTCCTTGTGCCAGACCTGGCCGTCGAAGACCGCTGGCGCCCCTATGTCAGGACGGCTGCAGAGCACGGCGTGTCCTCGATCCTTGCCGTCCCGCTGGACTTGGCGGGGGAAGCAGAAGCGGTACTGAATCTCTACTCGGGCCGCAGCAACGGGTTCTCCGGGGAGGACGTCGCCACCGTGGAATCGTTCACGGCCCAAGCCGCCAGTTCACTGCGGTTGATCCTGCGGATCTCGCAGCTCCGGGAAGCCAGGAATGACCTCACCGCCGCAATGCAGTCACGCACCGTGATCGACATGGCGGTGGGTGCGACCATGGCCCAAAACCGCTGCGACCGGGATACCGCCTTCAGCATCCTCTCGCACGCCTCAAGCACCAGGAACGTCAAGCTGAGGGAAGTGGCAGCCACCGTCATCACCTCAATCTCCGGAGAACAGAGGATCACCGCCCACTTCGACGAGTAGCTGTAACCCGGATCACACGTGATGAGATTCACTCGCAACAAATGCGTGATTTGGTTGAGTGCGCCCATCCGCCATGGGCACTATGGATAGGCAGGGCCGGAAACATCCGCCCTTGACATCCTGGTGACGCAACGAGGCCCACCGGTGAGCGCAGGCCACCGACCCTCCGAGCGCGGACAGGCCATTGCCGGGGACAAAGCCGGCTTGACACAGGAAAGTACTGAACAATGACGTTTAACACTGCCGAATCCGTGACGCTGAAGATCTGGGACCGGACCTCCCTCCACGAGACCCTCGATTCCGCGGTCTCCGACCTCTCCGCGCGCCACAACACCACCACCTGCCGCATCGCCGTCACCTGCAGCGGGCCCAACACCTTCACCTTGAGCGTGCGCGGGAACGAGCCGGCGCTGGCCCTCTAAGCGGCCCACCCGCATAGGGCGTTGACGACGGCGGGCCCCACCCGCCGTCGTCAGCGCCCTTTTCCGTCCACGAAACGGGTGACACGACCGCAGATATTTCGGGCGTGAACTGTCCACCCGGACCGGCGTAGCATTCGTCAGGTACACCCAAACGACGGGAAGGGCACATGGCTACCCACCAGAAGGGCACCAAATTCAGGTTCGAGTCGCTGGCACTGCCCGTCATCCAGGCACCCATGGCCGGGGGACCCTCCACCCCACGGCTGGCAGCGGCCGTCAGCGGGGCCGGCGGACTGGGCTTCGTCGCTGCAGGCTACAAGACCGCCGCAACCATGCGCGCCGAGATCGAGGCCGTCAGGGGACAAACGGACAAGCCGTTCGGCGTGAACCTCTTCGTACCCCAGGCGTCCGTCATCAGCCAAGCGTCCCTGCAGCAATACGTAGACTCGCTGGCCCCGGACGCCGAGCGCTTCGGCGTGAGCCTCGGCGAGCCGCGGCATGACGATGACGACTGGGACCAAAAGCTCGAGGCCTTGCTGGACCTGGCACCGGAGGTCGTTTCATTCACCTTCGACATCCCGGAAACCAGCGTGGTGGAAGCACTGCAGCACCGCGGAATATACGTCATCGCCACAGTCACGGACCGCGAAGAAGCCCTGCGGGCGCTGGCGGCAGGCGCCGATGCGCTGTGCGTCCAGGGCCCGGAAGCCGGAGGCCACCGCGGAACGTTCAAGCCGGATATGCCTGCTCCCCTGGTGCCCCTCCACGGGATCCTGGGCGCGCTGTCTGATCTGGAGGTGCCCCTTATCGCGGCGGGTGGCATTGCCTCGTCGGAGCACACCCGGGCTGCGCTCGCCGTCGGAGCCGTTGCGGTCCAGGCCGGCACCGCATTCCTCCGCGCTGATGAAGCGGGAACCAAGCCCGCGCACCGGGCTGCCTTGTCGTCGCCGGACCATTTCACCACCACCGCCCTCACCCGTGCCTTCTCCGGCCGCAACGCGCGCGGCCTCTACAACGAGTTCATGCGCCGCCATGACGGCGACGCCCCGTACGGCTACCCGGAGATCCACCACCTCACCACTCCCCTGCGTGCCGCAGCCGCCGCAGCAGGGGAGCCGGAGTGGCTGAACCTGTGGGCCGGCATCAACTACCGGGACACGAAGGAAGGCCCGGCCGTTTCCATCCTGGCGGCCCTTCGTCCGTAAGGCCTGTACCGCCGTCGTCCCCTACCTTAAAGCCCGACGGCGGGCCGGCCCCTTGTGGGAGCCGCCGCGCGCGCCGTGAAAGCGGGGGTAGTGCTTTAGAAGGTGGCGGTGTCGATCACGAAGCGGTACCGGACATCCGATGCCAGCACGCGCTCGTAGGCGTCGTTGATCTTCCCAGCCGGGATGACCTCGATCTCGGCGCCCAGGCCGTGCTCGGCGCAGAAGTTGAGCATCTCCTGGGTCTCGCGGATGCCGCCGATCATGGAACCGGCGAAGGAACGGCGTCCGCCGATCAGCGCGAAGGCGTTGACGGGAAGCGGTTCCGCAGGGGCACCCACGTTGACCAGGGCGCCGTCGAGCTTCAGCAGGCCCAGGTAGGAGCTGATGTCGATCGAGGCGCTGACCGTGTTGATGATCAGGTCGAAGGAGCCGGCGAGCTCAGAGAAGGTGTTCTCGTCGCTCGTGGCGAAGTAGTGGTCGGCGCCAAGCTTCAGGCCGTCCTCCTGCTTCTTCAACGACTGCGACAGGACAGTCACCTCGGCACCCATGGCGTGGGCGAGCTTGACGGCCATGTGGCCCAGGCCGCCGAGACCGACGACGGCAACGTTCTTGCCGGGGCCGGCACCCCAGTGCCGCAGCGGTGAGTAGGTGGTGATGCCGGCGCACAGCAGCGGTGCGGCGACGTCGAGGTCGATGCCCTCGGGGATGGTGACGACGAAGTCTTCAGTGACCACAACGTGGGTGGAGTAGCCACCCTGCGTAATGGTGCCGTCGCGGTCAACGGCGCCATAGGTGCCGGTGTTGCCCTTGAGGCAGTACTGCTCCTCGCCCTTCTGGCAGTTGACGCATTCCCGGCAGGAGTTGACCATGCAGCCAACACCAACGCGGTCGCCCACTTTGTGCTTGGTCACCTCGGCCCCCACCTCGGTGACGATGCCGGCAATCTCGTGGCCGGGCACCAGCGGGTACTGCTGCGGGCCCCAGTCACCGCGGACGGTGTGGATGTCCGAGTGGCAGATGCCGGCGAACTTAATGTCGATCAGGACGTCATGAGGGCCCACTTCGCGGCGCTCAATGGTGGTAGCCACCAGGTCCTCCGTGGCGGACGGGGATGCATAAGCCTTGACGGTAGTCATGGTTCTCCTGTGATCTGTTGGGGGGACATATAAATGCTACCGGGGTTGTTCGGAGCAAACCCGGGAAAAGGTGGCACCAAGGTGGCCCTGTTGTGACTGGTCTTCTGAGTCCTACCCTTGGGCCCTTGGGAAAAGGATGCGCTAGGGGCGCAGGAGCACCTTGATGGCGCGGCGTTCGTCCATGGCCTTGTACGCGTCCGCGGCCTGCTCGAGCGGGAGTTCCAGGTCAAACACTTTTCCAGGATTGATCGTGCCGCTGAGGATCAGGTCGATCAGCTCCGGCAGGTATTGCCGGACCGGAGCCGGGCCGCCGTGCAGGTGCACATGCGAATAGAACAGGTCCCGCCCTGGCAACGCCACATCGTGGGAGACTCCCACAAAGCCCACATGGCCGCCTGCCCTGGTGGCGTGGATGGCCTGCAGCATCGATTCCTGCGTGCCCACGGCTTCGAGGACGGAATGCGCGCCAAGGCCGCCGGTGAGTTCCTTGATCTTCTTCACGCCCCCGTCCCCGCGCTCCGCCACGATGTCCGTGGCGCCAAACTCGCGTGCCAGCGCCTGCCGGTCCGCGTGGCGGGACATGGCGATGATCCGTTCAGCACCCATCTGCTGCGCTGCGAGGACCCCCAAAAGTCCCACGGCGCCGTCGCCCACTACTGCCACTGTCTTGCCCGGGCCCACCTCGGCCGCCTTGGCGGCAAACCATCCTGTCCCCAGGACATCGGAGGCCGCAAGCAGCGACGGAATTTTGCCGGCGTCAGGCATGCCGGGCGTGGCCACCAGGGTGCCGTCCGCCAGCGGGACGCGCATGTATTCTGCCTGTGCACCGCCCACGCCCTGGCGGTGGACACACGCGCTCTGGTAGCCGGAGCGGCAGATTTCGCAGGTGTTGTCGGAGGCAAAGAATGACCCGACGACGAACTGGCCCGGCCGGACATTCCTGACCGCGGCACCGACCTCCTCGACGATTCCCACGTACTCGTGGCCCATCGGCGCGGGCTTGGAAATTTTGTCGGCGCCGCGGTAGGGCCACAGGTCCGACCCGCAGACGCAGGCGGCAACGAGTTTGATGACCGCATCCGTTGGCTGCCGGACGGCTGGTTTGGCACGATCCTCGACCCGGACGTCTCCGGGCGCGTGCATGATGGTTGCGCGCATGCTGGGTCCTCCACATGGTGAACGGCTGAAAGGGACATTCCCATCAAACCCGGCCCCGGCACCGTTGGCGAGGGCCCTGCTGTAACTGGTTCCGGCAGAAGCTCCTTAGGGTCCTGCCATCCGTCGTAACGTGTTCCCTATGGATAACCGGGCCGAGGTACGGCAGTTCCTGTCTTCACGCCGTGGGCGGATTACCCCCGAGCAGGCAGGCATCGAACCCTATGGCGGCCGCCGCCGCGTACCGGGGCTCCGGCGCGAGGAAGTGGCGCGGCTGGCCGGCGTCAGCGTGGACTACTACACGCGGCTGGAACGGGGAAACCTGCACGGTGTTTCTGACAGCGTCCTGGATGCCATCGCCGGTGCCCTGGAACTGGACCGCGCCGAGCATGACCACCTCTATGACCTGGCCCGGGCAGCCAACACCTCGGGCCGCAAGCGGGCTGCGGGCGCCGGCGGCTCCGCCCCGTCCAAGGTCCGGCCGGAGCTGCAGTACCTGCTGGACGCCATCACGGAGGCGCCGGCCTTCATCGGCAACAACCGCCTGGACATCGTGGCCGCCAACACCCTGGGCTATGCCCTGTATTCGGACATGTACCGCACTCCGTCACGGCCGGTCAACCACTCCCGGTTCATCTTCCTGGACCCCCGCGCCCACAACTTCTACACTGACTGGGACCGGGCGGCCAACACCAACGTGGCCATCCTGCGGCGGGAAGCCGGTCGCAATCCCCATGACAAGGGCATTGCCGAACTCATCGGTGAACTCTCGATGCGCAGCGACGAATTCCGCACGCTATGGGCAGCGCACAACGTCCGCCGCCATTACGCGGGCACCAAGTTCTTCCAGCATCCCGTGGTGGGACTCCTCGAGCTGAACTACCAGGTGCTGGGCCTGGAAGAGGACCCGGGGCATACCCTCACTGTCTATCCCGCCACCCCCGGCAGCCCGTCCGAGGAAGCCCTCAAGCTCCTGGCGTCCTGGGCCGTCACCGAGAACATTGTGGAAACGGCGCAGGCGACGGTGGGCGGCTAGGAACAACGCCGGCTATTGAACGTTCGACGGCGGCCCGGGCGGCGCAGCGTCCGCCCGCCGCCGGCCTGCGAGTTCGCCGAAGCGTTCGACGGCGTCCTGGGCAGTGCGGTACAGGGCCGGGTCGGACCAGGGTGCCCGCGCCCAGGCGTTCACGGCGGCGAGGGCCTCGGCCAGCAGCTTGGCGGGATGTTCCCTTGGGAATCCTTGCGCCAGGATGGACCTCCGGTCTGCTTCCAAGGTGTCCGCCATGGTCCGCGTGCTGACCCGCTGCCAAACATCAGGGATGGCGTCGACGTCGAGCAGCCGCTCACGGAGCGGCCAGTTACCGATGAAACGGGCCACCCAGGCCTGGTGCCGCTGCTTATAGTCCTTGATGAACTTCCGCCTCTTCCACTTCGGGTAGGCGCCCAGCACGACGAGGCACGGGACGAGGACTGCCAGCGCTGTCAACACCCAGCCGGCTTGTCCGGCGTCCCCGTCCTGGACCGCATCCTTGTAGAGTCCCAGCATCACTCCCGCAGTGATGCACCCCAGGATCCAAGTGGCGTGCAGGACGATGGTCCGGCGTTCCTGTTTCCTGGAGGGCTGGGGTGCCGGTGCCGGCTCCGCGGCAAGGGCCGACTCAGCCTCGGTCAGGCCGGTGTTCAGGAGTCTGCTGGTACCTGCACCCGGCATTCCTGATTTATCCGGCACGTCCACATAGACAGGCGGCAGGCCCGTCCGATCCTGCGCAGCCTGATTGGCAAGCTCACCCATGTTCCCCCATCAACCCACTCATGACCCGCCTTCAGAGTCTACGGTTAGGCGGGCTCCGGGCGGGTAGTCCTTAGACTGGCCAATAAACGTTGAATGCAGGACTATACGAAGGAGCGAACGAATGGCGAATATAGTTGTAGTAGGTGTGGATGCCAGCCCGTCCGCACGGAAGGCCGCAGAAGTGGCGCTGGACCTGGCGGAGTCACTGGGAGCGTCCCTCCATGTAGTGACCGCCTTTGAGATCGAGAACGCCGAAACCTTTGGGGTGGGCTCGGACAAGGTACGGATCTCCAACGCGGACAGCTCGGAGATGGTGGCAAAGTCCTTGGGCGCATCGCGGCCGGGAGTGGAGATCACCCACTTCGCCGCCCGGGGCAAGCCGGCTGATTCGCTGATCAAGGAAGCCATCCGCCTGGACGCCCGGGTG
This region of Arthrobacter sp. DNA4 genomic DNA includes:
- a CDS encoding nitronate monooxygenase, which produces MATHQKGTKFRFESLALPVIQAPMAGGPSTPRLAAAVSGAGGLGFVAAGYKTAATMRAEIEAVRGQTDKPFGVNLFVPQASVISQASLQQYVDSLAPDAERFGVSLGEPRHDDDDWDQKLEALLDLAPEVVSFTFDIPETSVVEALQHRGIYVIATVTDREEALRALAAGADALCVQGPEAGGHRGTFKPDMPAPLVPLHGILGALSDLEVPLIAAGGIASSEHTRAALAVGAVAVQAGTAFLRADEAGTKPAHRAALSSPDHFTTTALTRAFSGRNARGLYNEFMRRHDGDAPYGYPEIHHLTTPLRAAAAAAGEPEWLNLWAGINYRDTKEGPAVSILAALRP
- a CDS encoding helix-turn-helix transcriptional regulator — encoded protein: MDNRAEVRQFLSSRRGRITPEQAGIEPYGGRRRVPGLRREEVARLAGVSVDYYTRLERGNLHGVSDSVLDAIAGALELDRAEHDHLYDLARAANTSGRKRAAGAGGSAPSKVRPELQYLLDAITEAPAFIGNNRLDIVAANTLGYALYSDMYRTPSRPVNHSRFIFLDPRAHNFYTDWDRAANTNVAILRREAGRNPHDKGIAELIGELSMRSDEFRTLWAAHNVRRHYAGTKFFQHPVVGLLELNYQVLGLEEDPGHTLTVYPATPGSPSEEALKLLASWAVTENIVETAQATVGG
- a CDS encoding NAD(P)-dependent alcohol dehydrogenase; the encoded protein is MTTVKAYASPSATEDLVATTIERREVGPHDVLIDIKFAGICHSDIHTVRGDWGPQQYPLVPGHEIAGIVTEVGAEVTKHKVGDRVGVGCMVNSCRECVNCQKGEEQYCLKGNTGTYGAVDRDGTITQGGYSTHVVVTEDFVVTIPEGIDLDVAAPLLCAGITTYSPLRHWGAGPGKNVAVVGLGGLGHMAVKLAHAMGAEVTVLSQSLKKQEDGLKLGADHYFATSDENTFSELAGSFDLIINTVSASIDISSYLGLLKLDGALVNVGAPAEPLPVNAFALIGGRRSFAGSMIGGIRETQEMLNFCAEHGLGAEIEVIPAGKINDAYERVLASDVRYRFVIDTATF
- a CDS encoding universal stress protein gives rise to the protein MANIVVVGVDASPSARKAAEVALDLAESLGASLHVVTAFEIENAETFGVGSDKVRISNADSSEMVAKSLGASRPGVEITHFAARGKPADSLIKEAIRLDARVIVVGNRRMRGIGRFLGSVANSVAHNAPCDVYIANTYED
- a CDS encoding zinc-dependent alcohol dehydrogenase family protein, which codes for MRATIMHAPGDVRVEDRAKPAVRQPTDAVIKLVAACVCGSDLWPYRGADKISKPAPMGHEYVGIVEEVGAAVRNVRPGQFVVGSFFASDNTCEICRSGYQSACVHRQGVGGAQAEYMRVPLADGTLVATPGMPDAGKIPSLLAASDVLGTGWFAAKAAEVGPGKTVAVVGDGAVGLLGVLAAQQMGAERIIAMSRHADRQALAREFGATDIVAERGDGGVKKIKELTGGLGAHSVLEAVGTQESMLQAIHATRAGGHVGFVGVSHDVALPGRDLFYSHVHLHGGPAPVRQYLPELIDLILSGTINPGKVFDLELPLEQAADAYKAMDERRAIKVLLRP